Proteins encoded in a region of the Fusobacterium sp. IOR10 genome:
- the cas2 gene encoding CRISPR-associated endonuclease Cas2 → MYIILVYDIRLDKNGAKVLRNVFKICKKYLTHIQNSTFEGELTRPLFEKLKLELKEYIREDMDSLLVFESRNERFLKKHFWGMKDDKTSNFF, encoded by the coding sequence ATGTATATAATATTAGTTTATGATATAAGATTAGATAAAAACGGAGCAAAAGTTTTGAGAAATGTTTTTAAAATATGTAAAAAATATCTTACTCATATTCAAAATTCAACTTTTGAGGGAGAACTAACAAGGCCTCTATTTGAAAAATTAAAACTTGAATTGAAAGAATATATAAGAGAAGATATGGATTCACTTTTAGTTTTTGAAAGTAGAAATGAAAGATTTTTAAAAAAACATTTTTGGGGGATGAAGGACGATAAAACTTCTAATTTCTTTTAA